A stretch of the Bradyrhizobium sp. CCBAU 53351 genome encodes the following:
- a CDS encoding type I secretion system permease/ATPase — protein MEAVRQDTGLQCLALLLRFHQIAVDPAQIAHQFAGSPVGVEEMLRCAKQLKLKTRAIRESWSGIAKLSLPAIVERRDGSFAILGKAGTEDVLIHDPAVNRPQVIKRAEFEQGWTGRVVLMTRRASLSDLARKFDITWFLQAMHKYRRLLGEVLVASFFLQIFALVTPLFFQVVTDKVLAHRGYTTLDVLVFGLIVVSIFETVLGALRTYVFSHTTNRIDVELGARLFRHLIALPIAYFEARRAGDSVARVRELENIRNFLTSSALTLVIDLGFTFVFLAVMFYYSPFLSWIVVGSFPFYIAISAGVTPIFRERLDKKFDRGAENQAFLVESVGAIQTLKAMAIEPQMQRRWEEQLAGYVSASFDVLSLGNWASQSVQFISKLVTALTLYFGAHLVIEGNLSVGELIAFNMLAGRVAQPVLRLAQLWQDFHQARVSIARLGDILNTAPEPMFDPSRATLPPIKGEVTFDHVNFRYRPDMSLALQDVSLKVLPGQVIGIVGPSGSGKSTLTKLIQRLYVPEAGRILIDGIDLTVADVAWLRRQIGTVLQENVLFNRTIRENIALADPGMAMERVIAAAELAGAHEFILALPDGYNTVVGERGASLSGGQRQRIAIARALVTNPRVLIFDEATSALDYESENIIQRNMRKICAGRTVFIIAHRLSAVRHADRIITIEAGRLVEDGSHDELIKKAGRYAMLHQIQAGLHVVG, from the coding sequence TTGGAAGCCGTACGTCAGGATACGGGGCTGCAGTGCCTTGCGCTGTTGCTGCGATTTCATCAGATCGCTGTTGATCCCGCACAGATTGCGCACCAGTTCGCCGGCTCACCGGTCGGCGTTGAGGAGATGCTCCGTTGCGCCAAGCAGCTCAAGTTGAAAACGCGAGCGATCCGCGAAAGCTGGTCCGGCATTGCGAAGCTTTCACTTCCCGCCATCGTCGAGCGGCGAGACGGGTCCTTCGCGATTCTGGGTAAGGCCGGTACCGAAGACGTGCTCATTCATGATCCCGCGGTCAACCGTCCGCAGGTGATCAAGCGCGCCGAATTTGAGCAGGGCTGGACGGGCCGGGTCGTGCTGATGACGCGGCGGGCGTCTCTTTCCGATCTGGCGCGCAAGTTTGACATCACCTGGTTTCTCCAGGCCATGCACAAGTACCGCCGACTGCTCGGCGAAGTGCTTGTTGCATCGTTTTTCCTGCAAATTTTTGCGCTTGTTACACCTCTGTTCTTCCAGGTGGTAACCGACAAAGTGCTGGCGCATCGCGGCTACACGACGCTCGACGTGCTGGTGTTCGGCCTCATCGTCGTGTCGATCTTCGAGACCGTTCTCGGCGCACTCCGCACCTACGTCTTTTCCCACACCACCAACCGAATCGACGTCGAGCTTGGCGCGCGCCTGTTCCGGCACCTGATCGCACTGCCGATCGCCTATTTCGAGGCGCGGCGGGCCGGCGACTCCGTGGCGCGTGTGCGCGAGCTGGAAAATATCCGCAATTTCCTCACCAGCTCGGCCCTGACGCTGGTGATCGACCTCGGCTTCACCTTCGTCTTCCTCGCCGTGATGTTCTACTACTCGCCGTTCCTGAGCTGGATCGTGGTGGGCTCGTTCCCGTTCTACATCGCGATCTCCGCCGGTGTCACCCCGATCTTCCGCGAGCGGCTGGACAAGAAGTTCGACCGCGGCGCGGAGAACCAGGCCTTCCTGGTCGAGAGCGTCGGCGCGATCCAGACCCTGAAGGCGATGGCGATCGAGCCGCAGATGCAGCGGCGCTGGGAGGAGCAGCTCGCCGGCTACGTCAGCGCCAGCTTCGACGTGCTCTCGCTCGGGAATTGGGCGAGCCAGTCGGTGCAGTTCATCAGCAAGCTCGTCACGGCGCTGACGCTCTATTTCGGTGCGCACCTCGTCATCGAGGGCAACCTCTCGGTCGGCGAGCTGATCGCCTTCAACATGCTGGCCGGGCGTGTGGCGCAACCCGTGCTGCGGCTTGCCCAGCTCTGGCAGGATTTCCACCAGGCGCGGGTCTCGATCGCCCGGCTGGGCGATATCCTGAACACCGCGCCCGAGCCGATGTTCGACCCCTCGCGGGCGACGCTGCCGCCGATCAAGGGCGAGGTGACTTTCGACCATGTCAACTTCCGCTACCGTCCCGACATGTCGCTGGCGCTGCAGGACGTCTCGCTGAAGGTGCTGCCGGGGCAGGTGATCGGCATCGTCGGTCCCTCCGGCTCCGGCAAGTCGACGCTCACGAAGCTGATCCAGCGGCTCTACGTGCCGGAGGCCGGCCGCATCCTGATCGACGGCATCGACCTCACCGTGGCGGACGTCGCCTGGCTGCGGCGCCAGATCGGCACGGTGCTGCAGGAGAACGTGCTGTTCAACCGCACCATCCGCGAGAACATCGCGCTCGCCGATCCCGGCATGGCGATGGAGCGGGTGATCGCTGCGGCCGAGCTCGCCGGCGCGCACGAGTTCATCCTGGCGCTGCCCGACGGCTACAACACCGTCGTCGGCGAGCGCGGCGCCAGCCTGTCCGGCGGCCAGCGCCAGCGCATTGCGATCGCGCGGGCGCTCGTCACCAACCCCCGCGTCCTGATCTTCGACGAGGCCACCAGCGCGCTCGACTATGAGAGCGAGAACATCATCCAGCGCAACATGCGCAAGATCTGCGCCGGCCGGACCGTCTTCATCATTGCGCACCGGCTGTCGGCCGTGCGTCACGCCGATCGCATCATCACCATCGAGGCCGGCCGTCTGGTCGAGGACGGCAGCCATGACGAGCTGATCAAGAAGGCCGGGCGCTACGCCATGCTGCACCAGATCCAGGCGGGGCTCCATGTCGTCGGCTGA